The Streptococcus toyakuensis genome has a window encoding:
- the codY gene encoding GTP-sensing pleiotropic transcriptional regulator CodY, translating into MAHLLEKTRKITSILKRSEEQLQEELPYNAITRQLADIIDCNACIVNSKGRLLGYFMRYKTNTDRVEQFFQTKIFPDDYIQGANMIYDTEANLTVDHDLSIFPVESRSDFPDGLTTIAPIHVSGIRLGSLIIWRNDKKFEDEDLILVEIASTVVGIQLLNFQREEDEKNIRRRTAVTMAVNTLSYSELRAVSAILGELNGNEGQLTASVIADRIGITRSVIVNALRKLESAGIIESRSLGMKGTYLKVLISDIFEEVKKRDY; encoded by the coding sequence ATGGCACATTTATTAGAAAAAACTAGAAAAATTACTTCTATCCTGAAGCGCTCGGAGGAGCAGTTGCAGGAAGAACTTCCTTACAATGCGATTACCCGTCAATTGGCAGATATTATTGATTGTAACGCCTGCATCGTCAATAGCAAGGGACGTCTCCTTGGCTATTTTATGCGTTATAAAACAAATACAGATCGCGTAGAGCAGTTCTTCCAAACTAAGATTTTCCCGGATGACTACATTCAAGGTGCGAACATGATTTACGATACAGAAGCAAATCTGACAGTTGATCATGATTTGAGTATTTTCCCTGTAGAGAGTCGTTCGGATTTTCCAGATGGCTTGACGACCATTGCACCGATTCATGTATCAGGGATTCGCCTTGGTTCTTTGATTATTTGGCGTAATGATAAGAAATTCGAAGATGAGGACTTGATTCTTGTTGAGATTGCTAGTACCGTTGTTGGGATTCAACTCCTCAACTTCCAGCGTGAAGAAGATGAGAAAAATATTCGTCGCCGTACTGCTGTTACCATGGCGGTTAATACCCTTTCTTACTCCGAACTTCGTGCTGTTTCAGCAATTTTAGGAGAATTAAATGGAAATGAAGGGCAGTTAACTGCGTCTGTAATTGCAGACCGTATCGGAATTACCCGCTCTGTGATTGTCAATGCCCTTCGTAAACTTGAGTCCGCTGGGATTATTGAAAGTCGCTCGCTTGGAATGAAGGGAACCTATCTTAAGGTCTTGATTTCAGATATTTTTGAAGAAGTGAAGAAAAGAGATTACTAA
- a CDS encoding cysteine hydrolase family protein, with amino-acid sequence MTKALISIDYTEDFVADSGKLTAGAPAQAISDAISKVTRLAFERGVYIFFTIDAHEENDCFHPESKLFPPHNLIGTSGRNLYGDLGTFYQEHGSDSRVFWMDKRHYSAFSGTDLDIRLRERRVSTVILTGVLTDICVLHTAIDAYNLGYDIEIVQPAVASIWPENHQFALGHFKNTLGAKLVDEKLNELSE; translated from the coding sequence ATGACTAAGGCTTTAATTTCGATTGATTATACAGAAGATTTTGTGGCTGATAGTGGAAAATTGACAGCAGGCGCTCCAGCTCAGGCAATTTCAGATGCCATCAGCAAGGTAACTCGATTGGCTTTTGAACGTGGAGTCTATATCTTCTTTACCATCGATGCTCACGAAGAAAATGATTGTTTCCATCCAGAAAGTAAATTATTTCCTCCTCACAATTTGATTGGGACTAGTGGACGCAATTTATATGGAGATTTGGGGACCTTTTATCAAGAGCATGGTTCAGACAGTCGAGTCTTTTGGATGGATAAACGCCATTACTCAGCATTTTCAGGGACTGATTTGGATATCCGTCTGAGAGAGCGTCGCGTTTCTACAGTTATCTTAACAGGTGTCTTAACGGATATCTGTGTCCTACATACAGCTATAGATGCTTATAATCTAGGATATGATATCGAAATTGTTCAACCAGCCGTTGCTTCCATCTGGCCTGAAAATCATCAATTTGCTCTAGGTCATTTCAAAAATACACTTGGAGCTAAGTTAGTAGATGAAAAGTTAAATGAACTTTCTGAGTAA